A window of the Polaribacter batillariae genome harbors these coding sequences:
- a CDS encoding glycosyltransferase translates to MQKKSLLIIGYVWVEPNSSAAGKRMLQLINQFLERDYKITFASYAIKSEKAIDLNMLGISEVSIELNNTSFDVFIKNLQPEMVLFDRFMVEEQFGWRVAENCPKAIRILDTEDLHCLRKTREICLKSKVDFSIDELLKQDITKREIVAILRCDLSLIISTFEIELLKNTFKIKDSLLLYVPFLFDEIDETHQHKWKNFEERDHFIFIGNFYHKPNVDAVLTLKNKVWKEVRKQLPKAEMHIYGAYVNQQIQQLHNKNEGFIIKGFAEDAHKVVGNAKVVLAPINFGAGIKGKLTEAMLCGTPSVTTSIGVEGMSNNLPWNGFVVDNYSEFVSKSVQLYSDKNIWEQSQKNGVEIINSIYSKEKNGDLFFNKIEEIQYHLENHRTNNFMGSLLRHQTLQATKYMSKWIEAKNK, encoded by the coding sequence TTGCAAAAAAAATCGCTATTAATAATTGGTTATGTTTGGGTAGAACCCAATTCTTCTGCTGCAGGAAAAAGAATGTTGCAGTTAATCAATCAGTTTTTAGAACGAGATTATAAAATTACTTTTGCTTCGTATGCCATAAAAAGCGAAAAAGCAATCGATTTAAATATGCTAGGAATTAGTGAGGTTTCTATTGAATTAAACAATACTTCTTTTGATGTTTTTATAAAAAATTTGCAACCAGAAATGGTGTTGTTTGATCGTTTTATGGTGGAAGAACAATTTGGGTGGCGAGTTGCAGAAAATTGCCCAAAAGCAATTCGAATTTTAGACACAGAAGATTTACATTGTTTGCGAAAAACCAGAGAAATCTGTTTAAAAAGTAAAGTAGATTTTTCTATTGATGAACTCCTAAAACAGGATATTACCAAAAGAGAAATCGTAGCTATTTTAAGATGCGATTTGTCTTTAATAATTTCTACTTTCGAAATAGAATTGCTAAAAAATACCTTTAAAATAAAAGATTCTTTATTGCTTTATGTTCCTTTTCTTTTTGATGAAATAGACGAAACTCATCAGCATAAATGGAAAAATTTTGAAGAAAGAGATCACTTTATTTTTATTGGAAATTTTTATCACAAACCCAATGTAGATGCTGTTTTAACTTTGAAAAATAAAGTTTGGAAAGAGGTTAGAAAGCAATTGCCAAAAGCAGAAATGCATATTTATGGGGCGTATGTAAACCAACAAATACAACAACTGCACAATAAAAATGAGGGGTTTATTATTAAAGGTTTTGCAGAAGATGCCCATAAAGTTGTTGGCAATGCAAAAGTGGTTTTAGCACCTATAAATTTTGGAGCAGGAATTAAAGGTAAATTAACAGAAGCCATGCTTTGTGGAACGCCAAGTGTAACCACTTCAATTGGAGTAGAAGGGATGTCTAATAACTTGCCTTGGAATGGTTTTGTAGTGGATAATTATTCTGAATTTGTATCAAAATCAGTTCAATTATATTCGGATAAAAATATTTGGGAACAATCTCAAAAAAATGGTGTAGAAATTATCAATTCGATTTACAGCAAAGAAAAAAACGGAGACTTATTTTTCAATAAAATAGAAGAAATTCAATATCATTTAGAAAACCATAGAACGAATAATTTTATGGGAAGTTTGTTACGACATCAAACTTTACAAGCCACAAAATATATGAGTAAATGGATTGAAGCTAAGAATAAATAA